The sequence AAAGGAACGCAGGAAATAATTTTCAATGCGGCAAATTTATTATCGGGAGTGTATTTCTACAGAATGGATGCAACCGCATTCGAAGGAGATAATGATCTCTTCCTTCGACGACACAAGTGAAAAATGTTATTAATAAAATAATCCGAAAGAAATAGAATCAACACTTTGATTCCTTCTTTTTTTATAGTAAATTTTGTATGAGTTTTTTAAAAAAATATATTTCATCATCATAACAAAGGAAAATCCTTACGCGACTTGTTAAAACATCTTTACTCATGACATTTCAATCTCACTCAATCTTCCACATCACAACTGGTGATACAATTTGGTATAAACAATACGATGGAACAGCGAATAAAAGTTATATTCCCGGTGGAATTATGTTAAGCAGTACATCAAGCAACCACTACATTTATGTTACTTGTTCAAGCAAAGATACTGCAAATGGTTGCGATATTACAACTATTCGATATTCTTCCTCAAGCAGTGAATATTGGGTTTCTCGTTACGATGAAGGAAATTTTGCTGGAGAAAAAAAGAAGGAACGCACGAGGTTTTCTTTGATGCAAGTTCATTCTCTGCTGAAGTCTATTTTTATCGTGTTGTTGCAAATAATGGCGAATATTATGATGTTCGGAAAATGATTGTAATTAAGTAAAATATTTCGGGCGGTTCTACTTTTTTCAGAATCGCCCACTCACTTTTTTTTACACAAGGTACTTTTTATGAAGCAATTTGTTACTTCTTTTTTTCTTTTTATGTTCCTTTGTTCGTTCACTCTCGAACAAACAATTTCACAACAAAAAAATATATCTTCCAAGAAACAACATTCACGTTCATTTCAAAAGAAGAAACAATATTCTTTCAAATACGGTTTGCCCGTAACTGTTCTCGGAAATTATTTCACAGAACGATTTGAAGGAATTGACTTTCCACCTTCCGGCTGGACAATCAGTAATCCCGATTCTGCTACTACGTGGGAACGCTCCGCTTCCGCAAGCAGTTTTGGTGATGGAACTTCTTCCGCATTCATTAATTGCTATGAATACAATAATTTGTTTGCTTACGATACATTGAAAACTCCTCTCTTCAGCGGTTTAACAGCAACCAATCAGGATTCAATCAAATTCGACGTTGCGTATGCTCAGTACAGCGGAGGAAGCAGCGAATCGCTAATCGTTGCGCTTTCAACAAACGCCGGTACTTCGTTTGATATTATATTATTTGCAAAAGGAGGCGATTCGCTCAAAACAACTTCCGACCAATCGGACCCGTTTATTCCAACTCTTACACAATGGAAAACGAAAAGCGTAAAACTTCCTGCAAACGTAAGCGGAAACAATTGCATATTCGCTTTTGTTGCCGCAAACGATTTCGGGAATAATTTATACATTGACAATATTCGCATCGGAACAATACCTTCAAGCGATGCTACAATATCTTCCGTTACATTGCAATCTGCGCCATACGTTATAGGGAATCCTATTTCAGTGAAAGCAAGAATTACGTGGCTTACTTCCAATACTCCTCCTGCGTCCGTCGTTCTTACATACAAAGAAGGTTCTATTCCTTCATCAACAAATGATGGCGTTTCACAAGTGTTTCTTCCGATTTGGGGTGGTTCTCCAAAATCATTCACGGCTACGTTCAGTACATCATTTATTCCCCAACTCACAGGATATAAACAAATTTATGTGCGGTTGTTTATTGCAAGCGACGGCGACTCGACAAATAATTACAATTCGAAAACTATCGGCATTACAAATATCATCAACAAAATTCCATATCTGGAAAATTTCGATGGGCTTAGTGATTCAGGATGGTTCAATAGTTCTATTTCTCTTGTCAATTCGTGGCAAAAAGGAACACCACGAAAAACACAAATATCCCGTGCATACAGTCAACCGAATTGTCTCGTAACGGATACTCTTTCGAATTACAAAGACTTTGAAAACTCATTTTATCTTACGCCAATATTCAACTTTGCAAGTTTAATTGAAGACCCGGTATTGAGTTTCTATCATAACTTCGAACTAGAAAATAATTTAGATGCAGTTACACTTGAATACAGTGTTGATGGAAGCGAATTTCAAATTCTCGGCGATTTCAATGACACAACAAATACATTCAATTGGTACAACAGTAACAATCCCACAGATTCCATTCCCGGACCAAACTGGACGGGAAGTTCACTCGGAATTCAGGGAAACGACAGTGGATGGATATATTCGCGTATCATTCTTCATGATTTTGCGGGATATGGAAGAGTGCAATTCCGTTTTCGACTTGCTTCCGATGAATCCGACGGAAGAGAAGGATGGGCAATAGATGATTTTCTTGTAACGTTTCAATTTCTTCCTTCTTCTATTGCAGGAAAAAATTTTAATGACCTAAATGGCAATGGTGCATTTGATTCCGGAGAACCGGGACTTCCCAACTGGAATATTGCTTTAACAGGAACGCATAATATTTCCACTCTTACCGATGAAAACGGTAACTATTATTTTTCCGGATTAAAACAAGGCAATTACAATGTGAGTGAAGTAACGCAAAACGGATGGGTTCAAACATTGCCAAGTGCGCCGGCAACTTATTCAATTCCGTTAGACAGCGGAGTAGATGTTACAGGAAAAGATTTCGGAAATTTTAAACTCGGCTCAATAAGTGGAATTGTTTTTTACGACGCAAACGCA comes from Ignavibacteria bacterium and encodes:
- a CDS encoding T9SS type A sorting domain-containing protein, encoding MKQFVTSFFLFMFLCSFTLEQTISQQKNISSKKQHSRSFQKKKQYSFKYGLPVTVLGNYFTERFEGIDFPPSGWTISNPDSATTWERSASASSFGDGTSSAFINCYEYNNLFAYDTLKTPLFSGLTATNQDSIKFDVAYAQYSGGSSESLIVALSTNAGTSFDIILFAKGGDSLKTTSDQSDPFIPTLTQWKTKSVKLPANVSGNNCIFAFVAANDFGNNLYIDNIRIGTIPSSDATISSVTLQSAPYVIGNPISVKARITWLTSNTPPASVVLTYKEGSIPSSTNDGVSQVFLPIWGGSPKSFTATFSTSFIPQLTGYKQIYVRLFIASDGDSTNNYNSKTIGITNIINKIPYLENFDGLSDSGWFNSSISLVNSWQKGTPRKTQISRAYSQPNCLVTDTLSNYKDFENSFYLTPIFNFASLIEDPVLSFYHNFELENNLDAVTLEYSVDGSEFQILGDFNDTTNTFNWYNSNNPTDSIPGPNWTGSSLGIQGNDSGWIYSRIILHDFAGYGRVQFRFRLASDESDGREGWAIDDFLVTFQFLPSSIAGKNFNDLNGNGAFDSGEPGLPNWNIALTGTHNISTLTDENGNYYFSGLKQGNYNVSEVTQNGWVQTLPSAPATYSIPLDSGVDVTGKDFGNFKLGSISGIVFYDANANGTRDESEGILPNWQIVVDGPIDTTLFSNAQGMFSLTSLPYGIYTVTEVLQFGYARSVPDSSFAVEMISGSNFNTLYFGNYLITSITVRTLEDADGSFATSFDRFAKQWHLQLYKNSVAQQNFIQEVNDTVLQYIGNEGKYIVVQSESTKWISLGKIQNAISAEGIYYFDTIDVEGGTSNIIEFANFLPHSITIRNMEDGDGSFHFTYDDRTAKPWDIHLFGLETPTDTFVVSDTILFKSYLPKGKYVAYISDSTDWTHLGIISQGNGVRSTRISDTITIQNGIDGEITFVQWKMKPDSATFRTFTQAQLSIKSNKVKPTKKIPFPTPNYGNVRDTIFEYNYFKGSFLYLGIPQINKDSAKRYGWAFFKGGKGKGKSLIKLFPSTGTADSFKHKKAYSAPTLKKMNNKLVSELLVLKMNIVASNEKITVPGDSNYLGDLFYEAIEDTATPYYGKTIRELAKIGDTALTYGKNRPSTNFVLLANIIERINNAFASPETLSFNDTVSFYDGGLRIKGYGYMFEKTFLRRDLGIPPKHNFDFVHFLPQTIMLEQNYPNPFNPTTTISFSLPDIATVSLNVYNILGEEVVQLLRNEEREEGVHEIEFNAFNLSSGVYFYRLVVNNGEFIQTKKILLLK